The genomic stretch ATTAGATTAATTTCATGAGCATTTGCAAGATATTTATCCTTAAAACCTTTAACAGTTACGGGGAAAGTAGCAGAATATAAGAGAATTTGCCTTTCTTTTGGTAAAAACTCTATGAGTTCCTCAATAATTGGCTGAAATTCTGgacttaataatttatcgGCCTCATCCATAATAAACATAAAACAACCACTCAAGTTACACACCTTCTTATTAGACAGATCCAAAATACGACCAGGAGTTCCTACCAATACATGAACTGGGTTGTTTAAACGTAATATATCATCTCTTAAAGATGTACCACCAGTACTAACCATACACTGGACATTGATATGCTTACCAAGCTGCTTCACAATACTGCTAGTTTGTAAAGCAAGTTCTCTTGTTGGGACAAGAATCAAGCCTTGAATAATGTTCTTTTTAGTATTGATTTTCTCTAATAATGGTATAACAAATGCTGCAGTCTTACCTGTTCCATTCTTTGCTCTTGCTAGGATATCTTTGCCTGCAAGAGCCACTGGTATACTTTCTTCTTGAATTGGTGATGGTCTCTCAAATCCTTTTTCATAAATTCCCATCAAAAGTTCTCTTTTTAAAAAGTAGTCCTCAAAATCACTACCCTTTGTTTTAGTTACATCGTCTGTCTTGAACCTAGGATCTTTAGGAGGGATGTTCAAGCCCTTCATATCATTACTTAATCTTTCAGTCTTCATATCctatttttcaatattattctcTATGTGTATAAagttatatatatatattacatAAATAcatacatatatatatatttatatttatatatatatatatgtatatatattagtAGTAAAGGTCTCGTATTTTTGCTATTTATGATGTTATAATCTAGTAAATTCTTCTAGACTATTAAAATCTAGCTCTATTACTTTTTGTTTTACCTTATTGATCTTTGTTATCCTGgaactttaattttatctttaGACTTTCTGCGAGACacgttttttttttaattaaataccTTTATGTACCCCTCAGCtactaataaatataatatttaggCGGCAACACCGCCCCGCCTATTATCTAgtgattattatatttgttaatttactattaaaaataattatggataattttcaatataaagAAAGTAAATACGAAGATATTTGCTATTATATATGCAATACTaattatcaattaaatttattgatttagAATTCAAAACAATGACGTATAGATGTAATAGCGATACATTTGCGACTTTAGTTGAGTACAActcatttctttttttctgtCAAATACATTAAAATCTTATATTGTTAATTTGGATACTTTATATTTCAAGCCCCATTAGggatttttaaaaaattttctaAGCTTTGTGTGATGTTTGGCGTCATCCTCGTAATTACGTGGAAATTAATTGCAAAGCTTTGTTTAGAAAGAATAGAACTTAATATAGAAAGTTGatttaaagaatgaaaaaGTTGTTAAATTAGTCAAATATCCCATTTTTTAAGTAGTAAATCAATAATGAacataataatcaaatctATTTGGATTTTGTACTGCTTTTCATATAgattatttacaaaaataatttgaaaaccaaactattaaaatataaatagcTAAAAATATGTTAAATTTTCagagaattaaataatagaatcTTTCCCTATTCTTATTCTGCATACACATGCATTAAGGAAATTATGGCTTTTAAATAGATATTTACTTaggaaagaaaaataaaggtTTCTTTAAAGATTCCAGAAAGtgttaataaataaaacatagaaaaaatttaagcaataagaaataaatgaacctaataagttaaaaatttcattaaaaacCTGCTCATTCAGATTTTCTAGActttactttattttctttatatatttaatatatttacaatacaattatatatatttatacgcatgcaaatatttaaagagTTGGCGCCAAAGAgttttagaaatatttgacAGGAACAGGttaaagaataattaaatggtaataataaatgatattatctaagaaaaagattaaaTGAATGAGAGAATTGAATGAAGGAAGAGCTTTTTAACTTTTGATTTTTGGAatggaataatattatattgaaGATTATGTTACtataagaagaaataataataatagacATTAGAATAGTTTGAATAGACAATCTTGAAAAATGaagttattaaaatcaaagaatTCCGGGAATGGATTTGGATAtgtaaaattaaagattgaATCAGAAGATGATATCTGGGAGTTgtataatttaattctatCAGGAGATAGTGTTCGTTCAGTAACATATAGAAAGACTCATAAGGAAAATACATCTGGTACGGTTTCTGTTAAAGTGCATAAGTTGGTAATGACAGTAATAGTAAAGAATACTGAATACGGAGGCAAGACTTTAAGAGTGAGTGGATTTAATGCAATAGATAATGAACACGTGAAAATGGGACAACATCACACTTTGGAGCTTAAGGTAGGGTCAGAATTGattttatataaaagaaGTTGGGACTGGTTAGCAAGAACACGCTTGGATGAAGCTTGCAAAAAGAAGATTGGAACAGGAGAcgatattttgattttgttAATAGGAAATGGAGTAGCAAATATGTTTCTGGTTTCATCTCAAAAGACCACCAAGTTATTTACTGTTAGTCATAATATTACAAGAGGAGGtcaaaataacaataattcaTATAAAGAAAGCAAGAAcaaattctttcaaatgataattcaaaatttagtTTCTCATTTAAACTTTGATGATTTggataatattatattaggAGGCCCAGGTTTCTTCAAGGATGAttttttcaagtatttGTTTGATTCAGATAATCAAaagaataaagaatttactAGTATtttaaagagaaagaagcatatctttattatcaCAAAAACAAGTAGTGTATTTCAATCAtcaattgatgaaattcttttaaGCGAAGATTTTCAGGAAAAACTTAAAGATACTAAAGCTTTCCAACAagttaaattaattcaacattttcaatatcttcttGCTACTAATCCTGATCTTGTTTGCTATGGACTAAAAAGCACAGAAAATGCTTTGGAAAATAATGCAATCGAAACACTCATGGTTTCTGATGCTCTTGTTAGATCTGACTGTCTTAAAATTAGGTCCAAGTTAGCTAATATTACAGGAATGAATAATAGTATGGGCGGCAAAACCTGTATTTTTTCATCTACACATAATTCAGGTAAAACTTTAGAAAATATGTCAGGGATTGCAGCAATCTTAAGATTTCCTGTTGAGCATTTACAGGAATGTGAAGTTGATGAACCTAATCAGGCATGGGAAACTGGAGATGAAGGGGGAGGGAGAGATGATGGTCAAGATGAGGATTTTGATTGgtttaaaaaagaaaaagacGAAATTAAGAAACACCAAATGTCACAACTAGATAATAATTCTCTTGAAAAACAGTTCCAACAAAATTCAACAATTAGCGATAATTTTCTTGCAAGCTTGAAGAGCGATAAGCAAGATGATGATTTTTTCTCTGAAATGGATTAATTTCCTctattctatttttttttttgcatgtaTTTAAAGGCGCCAAACACACGTCAtttatttgcatgcattattaaaaattctttgtatttttaatcAACAATTAGAATAGGCggtaatattctttaaattagcaattaattatataattctAACTCCATGTTTTTCCTTTCGTATTCCGCACAACGGCCCTAAATTAAAACTCCAGAACACTAGATCAAACAAGTAAGACTTAGTGTGAGAGAAGAAGTcgtcaaaattaatatggATTAGATAATACTAGTTTTTAATATTCCTGAATATTCTAGATAATAAGTATTTCCTAGTGTTTTAGTaagataaagaagaaaagaagcTAAGTAGTCTTTACTCTATatctaaaaaaataatagaaagCTTATCCATAAAATGTTTACTCCTCATCTTCTCCGCCTCCGCTCTGGTTCTTTAAAGTTCGTCTTCTGACACGGCCTGCACGTCCTCCTCCGAATGGAGATGTTAAGGCAAAGTCAATGTGTTTCTCAGAGTCGAGTCTGACCATGAATGATGGTACATCGACTATTTGACGTCCAACACGGATGTGGTTTTGTCTAATTAAGACACGAGCATGGTGAATACTCTTTGCCAATCCGAGCTTGAAAACACGGGTTTGGAGTCTTCTCTCAAGGAACTTGCTAATAGTTAAACCAAGTACATAATCCAATTTTCTCTCTTCCTCAGAAAGGAGTCCAAGTCTTTCCATACGTCTTAAAAGGGCCTCACctataattataaatgaAAGTTAATAAAGAATCTAACCAGAATTAGGTAGAGGAGATATGCGGCCATATTCTAAAGTAGTTAAAGAAGTCAATATATACAACACATCATATACTTCTATATAGAGCCATTCCACATTccttttcttctcttttCATATAATCTcagagaagaaaaaaacatACAAAAAGTTGTGAAAATGGATAAATAATAAGTATAAATGTATTGGTGAAGAGAGCGTGCGGTTAGGAATAACCATCTACAGGTAGGTAGATAAGAGTAGAGAGATTTTCAAGATCATTAAAtgatttgatttaaattagGCTTTGAGATTGTATATGGGGGGAACGGGTAAGCTTCAAACGGGAAGTATGTCCTGATATGTCCATAAGACAATACCAGAACCAAACTTTGATCGGAGCCACCAACTTTTTCCCACATGTTAATATTGCATACGATATTACAACGTAAGCCATCCAGCTCACATTACTTACAATCTTAAAGATTGCTAAATATACATATGCATAGAATAATCTCACTCTCAGCCCTACTTTCGACCAATCATTCCTCTTCTCTACCATCATTCACTCTCTTATTAACTTCATTAACCAAAATACTTGCATATTACCTCCATTAATTATAACTGGATATATTACAGCCACTAATCATAGCAGCGACGTGTAAATAATATCCAGATCAATTATGTTAAACTTACCTTGAAAAACACGGATTGGATCCTTCTCGTCTAAAGTTAATAAGTGACGAGCAGCAGCTCTGATCTTAGCAAGGGTGTATTGAACACGCCATACTTCACGCTTATTCTTTAAACCATATTCACCAATGAGCTTCATTTCAGCATCCAAACGTTCCTATAGAAATTGACGATATAGTTATAATCAATGttcatatatatttttcaaattttcagTTTTCTCCACAATTACACTCCAAGCAGTGTTATTGCAGAGAACTTTAATGTACTTACCTTCTCGAATGGACGCTTTGGTTGACGAGATGTCTTTGAGTGATTTGTATATGACTTAACCATTTTCTccttatatatataatttctcCGTCAGGGTGAAAAAATTACAGAGTCGTGAAATTGCAATCTCTTTAAAACCTTTATGGTCtcttattttaattttaaacctattactattacttTCTTCTAGTCTATTATTACCTTTGCAATTACTATTTATATAtgttatattatattattaattacttcAAACTTGGCGCCTAAAGCATTATTTTTTgcttttcaattaaaaatataatatataaatatatatatttatataatatttatatttgaaattgtttatttaaatataaaaaagcTAAATTAAAGTTCCaaacatttattttatttcttcattatacCCTTAGTAACAAATTATCTATTTCACCTATGAGACAGGAATGATTTATACACTGAGACGACctaattaaatattataagtACCGTAAATTCCCGCCTAAAGAAGGCAGCGCCAACTTCTTCCGAAAATTATTGTGTGGTGAAGCTTGTCAGTTAATTAGTTTTGGAAAGGCGGGTTCAATAGAAGCTGATAAGAAAAAagtcaaataatatttttgtttccAAAAAGAAGTGTATAAAGTGACTGGGGGGAGGGGATAGAATTAATACTGATATTACAAATGGAAAAGACTTAAAactaatatatatattacttctttttttttcttataaaATGATTTgcttataataaaataatacacGTGtctgcatgcatgcatgcataaCGGTAAAGTGGGTTACGGCCGTGCAAGAAATAGATAACGGCGCcaggaagaaaaaatagttaagaaagaaaaaataaaggaaaATTACAAATAGTGGTAGCAGTTGTCTTATATTAGTcaacaagaaaaaaaaagtaaattgTTATGTTTactttaaagaaaaaatataattatataaatgaGTATGTGGTTGTAAGGGATGAATGTGGAACAAGCAATCACGAACTAAATTGCTGCTGCATgcaaaaattaaacaagCGAATATAAGTGAATTTAATATGTATTTACAAAGATTGTAATGTATAAGTAATATACATAAATCTCTCAATATCTCGATTAATTATAAAGTATGTTTCAGATCAATAATAGTTGTCATAAAGAAGTGCAATAATATACACATCATCTCTAATTAGTTCTTTAGTTCATCAGAAATTGGATTGTTTGCATTACTACTTGCAGGAGGTGGATTCAAATGAGGGTGTTGGACTGGCTGAAGAAGCTGATTAAGACCAATATAGTCAGCCACATTAATTACATCCTTATCATTACAAGTAGAAATCCTCTGTCTAACAGTTTCTTGTAGAGCATTAACCTGAGCTTCAAAAGCTGTCAAATAAGCAATCTTGGCGGTTTCAACTTCAGCTCTTGCCTGCTCCTCAGATCTAAGTTCATCTGGGCCGCTTGAAAGTCTTCCAGTATGATCCATTCTTGATCTCTCTACAAGTTGATCAATAAGAGGTCTATCTGGATCTAAACCTGCCCAAATAAGATTCTTACCAACTCCAACGCTTCTTCTTACAACTCCAATAGCTAATAATACATTCAAAACATCATAAACTCTTCTTCTAATATTCTTGGCTTCGGGATTCTTAGAACGACCTGGACCATCTCCTAATTCCATATTAATTAGATGCTCAGTCATTTCATGATAAG from Cryptosporidium parvum Iowa II chromosome 8, whole genome shotgun sequence encodes the following:
- a CDS encoding ATP-dependent RNA helicase; amino-acid sequence: MKTERLSNDMKGLNIPPKDPRFKTDDVTKTKGSDFEDYFLKRELLMGIYEKGFERPSPIQEESIPVALAGKDILARAKNGTGKTAAFVIPLLEKINTKKNIIQGLILVPTRELALQTSSIVKQLGKHINVQCMVSTGGTSLRDDILRLNNPVHVLVGTPGRILDLSNKKVCNLSGCFMFIMDEADKLLSPEFQPIIEELIEFLPKERQILLYSATFPVTVKGFKDKYLANAHEINLMDELTLKGVTQYYAFVEEKQKLHCLNTLFSKLQINQAIIFCNSVTRVELLAKKITELGSSCFYIHARMLQSHRNRVFHDFRNGACRCLVSSDLITRGIDIQSVNVVINFDFPKYSETYLHRIGRSGRFGHLGLAINLITYEDRYNLYRIEKELATEISPIPAQIDSALYT
- a CDS encoding pelota/Dom34; pelota like RNA binding domain, with protein sequence KMKLLKSKNSGNGFGYVKLKIESEDDIWELYNLILSGDSVRSVTYRKTHKENTSGTVSVKVHKLVMTVIVKNTEYGGKTLRVSGFNAIDNEHVKMGQHHTLELKVGSELILYKRSWDWLARTRLDEACKKKIGTGDDILILLIGNGVANMFLVSSQKTTKLFTVSHNITRGGQNNNNSYKESKNKFFQMIIQNLVSHLNFDDLDNIILGGPGFFKDDFFKYLFDSDNQKNKEFTSILKRKKHIFIITKTSSVFQSSIDEILLSEDFQEKLKDTKAFQQVKLIQHFQYLLATNPDLVCYGLKSTENALENNAIETLMVSDALVRSDCLKIRSKLANITGMNNSMGGKTCIFSSTHNSGKTLENMSGIAAILRFPVEHLQECEVDEPNQAWETGDEGGGRDDGQDEDFDWFKKEKDEIKKHQMSQLDNNSLEKQFQQNSTISDNFLASLKSDKQDDDFFSEMD
- a CDS encoding E2F like domain containing transcription factor with the wHTH fold, with product MNNANLGAGGFVPSGYSQHPVSVGGGMEQHHPGQFKMPQGTSAGGTNEQLVSADHSSLPHLSLLPQHHLAGTGAGAGGAGNGAGGVAEYGGTPSQMRNRCKLGVFSHRVCEKVSAIKVASYHEMTEHLINMELGDGPGRSKNPEAKNIRRRVYDVLNVLLAIGVVRRSVGVGKNLIWAGLDPDRPLIDQLVERSRMDHTGRLSSGPDELRSEEQARAEVETAKIAYLTAFEAQVNALQETVRQRISTCNDKDVINVADYIGLNQLLQPVQHPHLNPPPASSNANNPISDELKN
- a CDS encoding 40S ribosomal subunit protein S9 → MERLGLLSEEERKLDYVLGLTISKFLERRLQTRVFKLGLAKSIHHARVLIRQNHIRVGRQIVDVPSFMVRLDSEKHIDFALTSPFGGGRAGRVRRRTLKNQSGGGEDEE